The proteins below are encoded in one region of Microbacterium pygmaeum:
- a CDS encoding arylsulfatase, with the protein MLPFPPTPSASVAGRTMQESVYHQRETPARLPADAPNILIILIDDAGPGLPDTFGGEVRTDTLSRVLSEGIGFNRFHTTAMCSPTRASLLSGRNHHRIGNGQIAELANDWDGYAGEIPKSSALGAEVLKDYGYSTAAFGKWHNTPAVETGVSGPFHNWPTGNGFEYFYGFLAGEASQYEPNLVRNTTSVLPPKTAEEGYHLSEDLADDAIHWLRNHKALEPDKPFMMYWATGCLHGPHHIMKEWADKYAGRFDEGWDAYRERVFARAKETGWIPDDAELTARDERLAAWDDIPEDEKPFQRRLMEVAAGFAEHADVQAGRVVDELESLGYGENTLILYIWGDNGSSGEGQNGTISELLAQNGIPSTIPQHIEAMNDMGGLDVLGTPKADNQYHAGWAWAGSTPYKGMKLVASHLGGTRNPMAIRWPAKVTPDAAPRAQFVHCTDIVPTLYDLLGISHPRVVNGIPQDPIDGTSFAAILQDADAKSEHLTQYFEIMGSRAIYHDGWMASAFGPRAPWVPGLPPGIAEWTPDHDTWELYHLDEDWTQAHDLAEEQPEKLAQMKELFAMEAAKNSVYPIGGGLWVPVYHPELRISTPYREWNFTGDIIRMPEFIAPALGNRANTVTLTATIGDSPEGVLYALGGAGGGLTCFVDGGRIVYEYNLFIVQRTQIRSERTLTPGRHTIVVETSYVEARPGGPLRVVISVDGEEWASGVVPVSAPLLFTANDCLDVGRCLGGVVSLDYFDRAPFPFTGDIHTMNVIYTA; encoded by the coding sequence GTGCTTCCGTTCCCACCCACGCCTTCGGCCAGCGTCGCCGGCCGGACGATGCAGGAGTCGGTGTATCACCAGCGAGAGACTCCCGCGCGGCTTCCGGCTGACGCCCCGAACATCCTGATCATCCTGATCGACGACGCCGGCCCCGGATTGCCCGACACGTTCGGCGGCGAGGTGCGCACCGACACACTGAGTCGAGTGCTCAGCGAAGGCATCGGGTTCAACCGCTTCCACACCACCGCGATGTGCTCCCCGACCCGCGCCTCGCTGCTGTCGGGTCGCAATCACCACCGGATCGGGAACGGTCAGATCGCAGAGCTCGCGAATGACTGGGACGGCTACGCGGGCGAGATCCCCAAGAGCAGCGCCCTCGGCGCCGAGGTGCTGAAGGACTACGGCTACTCCACGGCCGCATTCGGCAAGTGGCACAACACCCCGGCGGTCGAGACGGGCGTGTCGGGGCCCTTCCACAACTGGCCGACCGGGAACGGGTTCGAGTACTTCTACGGGTTCCTCGCCGGCGAAGCATCCCAGTACGAGCCCAACCTGGTGCGCAACACCACGAGTGTGCTGCCACCGAAGACCGCTGAGGAGGGGTACCACCTCAGCGAGGATCTCGCGGACGATGCGATCCACTGGCTCCGCAATCACAAGGCGCTCGAGCCTGACAAGCCCTTCATGATGTACTGGGCGACCGGATGCCTGCACGGCCCGCACCACATCATGAAAGAGTGGGCCGACAAGTATGCGGGCAGGTTCGACGAAGGGTGGGATGCGTACCGTGAGCGGGTCTTCGCGCGCGCCAAGGAAACCGGCTGGATTCCTGACGACGCCGAGCTGACCGCCCGGGACGAGCGTCTCGCCGCCTGGGACGACATCCCAGAGGACGAGAAGCCGTTCCAGCGCCGCCTGATGGAAGTGGCCGCCGGATTCGCCGAGCACGCCGACGTACAGGCCGGCCGCGTGGTGGACGAACTGGAGAGCCTGGGGTACGGCGAGAACACGCTGATCCTCTACATCTGGGGCGACAACGGCTCGTCGGGTGAAGGACAGAACGGCACGATCAGCGAGCTGCTGGCGCAGAACGGCATCCCGTCGACCATCCCGCAGCACATCGAGGCGATGAACGACATGGGCGGCCTCGATGTGCTCGGCACGCCGAAGGCCGACAACCAGTACCACGCGGGCTGGGCATGGGCGGGCAGCACGCCGTACAAGGGCATGAAGCTGGTCGCGTCGCACCTCGGCGGCACCCGCAACCCCATGGCCATCCGGTGGCCCGCGAAGGTCACACCGGATGCCGCTCCCCGCGCCCAGTTCGTGCACTGCACCGACATCGTGCCCACGCTGTACGACCTGCTGGGCATCTCGCATCCGCGCGTCGTCAACGGCATACCGCAGGACCCGATCGACGGCACGAGCTTCGCGGCCATCCTGCAGGACGCCGACGCGAAGTCCGAGCACCTCACGCAGTACTTCGAGATCATGGGCAGCCGCGCCATCTACCACGACGGCTGGATGGCGTCGGCATTCGGTCCTCGCGCGCCTTGGGTGCCCGGCCTGCCGCCGGGGATCGCCGAGTGGACGCCCGATCACGACACGTGGGAGCTGTACCACCTCGACGAGGACTGGACCCAGGCGCACGATCTCGCGGAGGAGCAGCCGGAGAAGCTCGCCCAGATGAAGGAACTGTTCGCGATGGAGGCCGCGAAGAACAGTGTCTACCCGATCGGCGGCGGGCTCTGGGTCCCCGTCTACCACCCGGAGCTGCGCATCTCGACGCCGTATCGAGAGTGGAATTTCACGGGCGACATCATCCGGATGCCGGAGTTCATCGCCCCTGCGCTGGGCAACCGCGCGAACACCGTCACTCTCACCGCGACGATCGGCGACTCGCCCGAAGGGGTTCTTTATGCACTGGGCGGTGCGGGGGGCGGGCTCACCTGCTTCGTCGACGGCGGCCGGATCGTGTACGAGTACAACCTCTTCATCGTCCAGCGCACGCAGATCCGTTCGGAGCGGACGCTGACGCCGGGCCGGCACACGATCGTGGTGGAGACCTCCTACGTCGAGGCGCGCCCGGGCGGCCCGTTGCGCGTCGTGATCTCCGTCGACGGGGAGGAGTGGGCGAGCGGAGTGGTCCCCGTCAGCGCGCCGCTGCTCTTCACGGCGAACGACTGCCTGGACGTCGGCAGGTGCCTCGGCGGCGTGGTCTCACTCGACTACTTCGACCGAGCTCCGTTTCCGTTCACGGGTGACATCCACACCATGAACGTCATCTACACGGCCTGA
- a CDS encoding TIGR00341 family protein: MSTLSAMLRTLIPQTQRQTAAEVTEALDLGSGDRAGKRSGFLIMLTLAGIVAIAGVLTDSTATVIGAMIIAPLGTPILAIALGIVTGRLDLVVRSVLWVLLGLALVTTLGLVFSLFVATPETLETNSQVIGRTSPSFMDLVAALATGFAGGFAMCRRDLSAVLPGVAIAISLVPPLGVVGVCAGQGLWADAVGALWLFLSNVVALIIAGSIVFTAAGYARDPGSSLVANRRRAYAIVAVLTAIIAIPLAFNSVASIALARWSVAIQNAGTAWLAEEQDARIYGLQWTGTTATVTVTTSDGSTPPIDEYSDALDAVLPSFVGVVVDVGQGVELRIR; this comes from the coding sequence ATGTCGACGCTCTCAGCGATGCTTCGGACGCTCATTCCTCAGACACAGCGACAGACGGCCGCCGAGGTGACCGAGGCCCTCGACCTCGGCTCGGGCGACCGGGCAGGCAAGCGCAGCGGCTTTCTGATCATGCTCACGCTCGCGGGCATCGTCGCAATCGCGGGCGTGTTGACCGATTCGACGGCGACGGTGATCGGAGCGATGATCATCGCTCCGCTCGGAACTCCCATACTCGCCATCGCGCTCGGCATCGTCACCGGTCGCCTCGACCTGGTCGTGCGGTCCGTCCTCTGGGTGCTCCTCGGTCTCGCACTCGTGACCACACTCGGGCTCGTGTTCTCTCTGTTCGTCGCGACCCCGGAAACGCTGGAGACGAACTCGCAGGTGATCGGGCGGACGTCGCCGAGCTTCATGGACCTGGTTGCGGCTCTGGCGACCGGATTCGCGGGAGGCTTCGCAATGTGCCGTCGTGACCTGAGCGCGGTCCTCCCCGGTGTGGCGATCGCCATCTCCCTCGTTCCGCCGCTCGGAGTTGTCGGTGTGTGCGCAGGACAGGGACTCTGGGCCGACGCTGTCGGAGCACTATGGCTGTTCCTTTCGAACGTCGTCGCGCTGATCATCGCGGGAAGCATCGTGTTCACGGCGGCCGGGTATGCACGCGACCCCGGGTCGTCGCTCGTCGCCAACCGACGCCGCGCCTACGCGATCGTCGCCGTGCTCACCGCGATCATCGCGATTCCGCTGGCATTCAACTCGGTCGCCTCGATTGCGCTGGCCAGATGGTCGGTCGCGATTCAGAACGCGGGGACCGCGTGGCTCGCCGAAGAGCAGGATGCGCGAATCTACGGCCTGCAATGGACCGGCACCACGGCAACGGTCACAGTGACGACGAGCGATGGAAGCACGCCACCGATCGACGAATACAGCGACGCGCTCGATGCGGTCCTTCCATCGTTCGTCGGTGTCGTCGTGGACGTCGGACAGGGAGTGGAACTGCGGATCAGATAG